From the genome of uncultured Cohaesibacter sp., one region includes:
- the prfB gene encoding peptide chain release factor 2 (programmed frameshift): MRAEIQNVVDEIKQGLALLRRHLDWDVSQKRLLELNNLAEDPNLWNDPQQAQKLMQERQKLESAINGYTKANQDLEDSIELIEMGEMEDDAEVVADAEATLHGLLADINRQQIETLLSGEADSNDCYIEVHSGAGGTESQDWASMLLRMYTRWAEKAGFKVEVLEVTAGEEAGIKAATIMVKGENAYGWAKTESGVHRLVRISPFDSQARRHTSFSSIWVYPVIDDSIDIEINESDCRIDTYRASGAGGQHVNTTDSAVRITHQPTGIVVQCQNQRSQHKNRAQAWDMLKARLYERELQIREEKASAEAASKTDIGWGHQIRSYVLQPYQLVKDLRTGVESTSPQDVLDGALTPYMEAALAQRAYGEAEDAQVEDLV, from the exons ATGCGCGCAGAAATTCAGAATGTAGTCGACGAAATCAAGCAGGGTCTTGCTCTGCTGAGGAGGCATCTT GACTGGGATGTCTCGCAAAAACGTCTCCTAGAACTCAATAATCTCGCCGAGGATCCAAACCTCTGGAACGATCCGCAGCAGGCCCAGAAGCTGATGCAGGAACGCCAGAAGCTGGAATCGGCGATCAATGGCTACACCAAGGCCAATCAGGATCTCGAGGATTCCATCGAACTCATTGAAATGGGCGAGATGGAGGACGATGCAGAGGTCGTTGCAGACGCGGAAGCGACGCTGCACGGCCTGCTGGCCGATATCAATCGCCAGCAGATCGAAACACTTCTGTCCGGTGAGGCCGACAGCAATGACTGCTACATCGAGGTGCACTCGGGGGCAGGTGGAACGGAGAGCCAGGATTGGGCCTCCATGCTGCTGCGCATGTATACCCGCTGGGCCGAGAAGGCCGGTTTCAAGGTGGAAGTGCTCGAGGTGACTGCGGGCGAAGAGGCCGGGATCAAGGCCGCGACCATAATGGTCAAGGGCGAAAATGCCTATGGTTGGGCCAAGACCGAAAGCGGTGTGCACCGTTTGGTGCGCATTTCGCCGTTTGACAGTCAGGCGCGGCGGCACACGTCCTTCTCTTCTATCTGGGTCTATCCGGTGATCGATGATTCGATCGACATCGAGATCAACGAGAGCGATTGCCGCATCGATACCTATCGCGCGTCTGGCGCCGGTGGCCAGCACGTCAACACGACCGACTCTGCTGTGCGCATCACCCACCAGCCGACCGGTATCGTGGTGCAGTGTCAGAACCAGCGTTCGCAGCACAAGAACCGGGCGCAGGCATGGGACATGCTGAAGGCGCGTCTTTATGAGCGTGAATTGCAGATCCGGGAAGAAAAGGCAAGTGCAGAGGCTGCCTCCAAGACCGATATCGGCTGGGGTCACCAGATCCGCTCCTATGTGTTGCAGCCCTATCAGTTGGTCAAGGATCTGCGCACTGGCGTGGAGAGCACCAGTCCGCAGGACGTGCTTGATGGCGCCCTGACGCCCTATATGGAAGCGGCTCTGGCGCAGCGTGCCTATGGTGAGGCGGAAGACGCTCAGGTCGAGGACCTCGTTTAG
- the bcp gene encoding thioredoxin-dependent thiol peroxidase, producing MTDQAITLTEGDEAPDFTLPTNGSGTVTLSGLRGQPVVVYFYPKDNTPGCTTEAIDFSAMKDDFAALNTTIIGISPDSAKKHDNFVAKHDLTILLASDEDTSVCEGYGIWGEKKMYGKTFMGVERSTFLVDANGKIAKIWRKVKVKGHASDVLDAVREL from the coding sequence ATGACAGATCAAGCAATCACATTGACCGAGGGTGATGAAGCACCCGATTTCACGCTGCCAACCAATGGCTCCGGCACGGTCACTCTGAGTGGATTGAGAGGTCAGCCGGTCGTTGTCTATTTTTATCCCAAGGACAACACACCCGGATGCACGACCGAGGCCATTGACTTCAGCGCCATGAAGGACGACTTCGCAGCGCTCAACACGACCATCATCGGCATCTCGCCGGACAGCGCAAAGAAGCACGACAACTTCGTCGCCAAACACGACCTGACGATTCTCCTTGCCAGCGATGAAGACACCTCAGTATGCGAGGGCTATGGCATCTGGGGCGAGAAAAAGATGTATGGCAAGACCTTCATGGGCGTCGAGCGCAGCACCTTTCTCGTTGATGCCAATGGCAAAATTGCCAAGATCTGGCGCAAGGTGAAGGTCAAGGGCCATGCTTCCGACGTTCTCGATGCCGTTAGAGAGCTGTAA
- a CDS encoding M23 family metallopeptidase has product MLSEGRRKHFGRRKEPHRIIIAHGDVVQDFTVRPWIMSVVGGLGVVFSLLYLSATAYLVFRDEVISFSRSEQAQVQAAYEDRIAQLRSQLDRVASRQMIDQQAIETHVQHLMRKQADFEAYSSVLEPIIEKARKAGVAIRSELKVPLPRIAPWREKKEDEQAKAETQPTAETRTDSPQFALASASNVTAFQSPSHISNRFKELTELGFRSSHSIARDPDITGSIDVAEALPLGLEQPSILEATDVAEDNQTIVKLADAANRLETEMIDSQVILHNLLNDLNRKSQRVEQRIAKLGVKIALPGNENLSVGGPFIPLGNDFDQDKLAEDAEKVEMALDRFMQLKSHVYRLPIAHPLPSGRLTSRFGARRDPFLNRMSMHSGIDIADQYGTPIRSAGAGVVTHAGRKAGYGLMVEVDHGNGVVSRYGHMSKVLAKKGEKVTKGSILGKVGSTGRSTGPHLHFETRVHDRAVNPYSFIIAGQELRRLI; this is encoded by the coding sequence ATGTTGTCAGAAGGTCGACGAAAGCACTTCGGTCGCCGCAAGGAACCACACAGAATCATCATTGCCCACGGCGACGTGGTGCAAGATTTCACCGTGCGCCCATGGATCATGTCGGTCGTTGGTGGTCTCGGTGTGGTTTTCAGCCTTCTTTACCTCTCCGCCACCGCCTACCTCGTGTTCCGCGACGAAGTCATCAGCTTCTCGCGATCGGAACAGGCTCAAGTGCAGGCCGCCTATGAGGATCGCATCGCCCAACTGAGATCGCAGCTTGATCGCGTGGCCAGCCGCCAGATGATCGATCAGCAAGCCATCGAAACCCATGTCCAGCATCTGATGCGCAAACAGGCCGATTTCGAGGCCTATTCGTCTGTTCTAGAACCGATCATCGAGAAGGCCCGCAAGGCCGGTGTCGCCATCCGCTCCGAACTGAAGGTTCCGCTTCCCCGAATAGCTCCATGGCGCGAGAAGAAGGAAGACGAGCAGGCCAAGGCAGAGACACAGCCGACGGCAGAAACCAGAACTGACAGCCCGCAGTTCGCACTCGCCAGTGCCAGCAACGTCACTGCATTTCAGTCGCCAAGCCATATCTCGAACCGCTTCAAGGAGCTGACCGAACTCGGCTTCCGCTCGTCGCACTCGATTGCGCGTGATCCCGATATCACCGGCAGCATTGATGTCGCCGAGGCGCTTCCTCTGGGACTGGAACAGCCGAGCATCCTCGAAGCTACCGATGTTGCCGAGGACAATCAGACCATTGTCAAGCTGGCCGACGCAGCAAACCGTCTGGAAACGGAGATGATCGACAGTCAGGTTATTCTGCATAACCTGCTCAATGATCTGAACCGCAAGTCCCAACGCGTCGAACAGCGCATCGCCAAGCTGGGTGTTAAGATCGCACTGCCGGGCAATGAAAATCTCTCGGTTGGTGGACCGTTCATCCCCCTTGGCAACGATTTCGATCAGGACAAGCTCGCAGAGGACGCAGAAAAGGTGGAAATGGCGCTTGATCGCTTCATGCAGCTCAAGAGTCATGTTTACCGACTGCCCATCGCCCATCCCCTACCCTCGGGTCGCCTGACGAGCCGTTTCGGCGCCCGTCGTGATCCCTTCCTCAATCGCATGTCCATGCATTCCGGCATCGATATCGCCGATCAGTACGGCACGCCGATCCGCTCAGCAGGAGCCGGTGTTGTGACACACGCAGGCCGAAAAGCCGGTTACGGTCTGATGGTCGAGGTCGATCATGGCAACGGCGTCGTCAGTCGCTATGGCCACATGAGCAAGGTGCTTGCCAAGAAAGGCGAGAAAGTCACCAAAGGCTCGATCCTCGGCAAGGTTGGCAGTACAGGCCGTTCAACCGGCCCGCATCTGCATTTCGAAACCCGCGTGCATGACCGGGCCGTCAATCCCTATTCCTTCATCATAGCGGGTCAGGAGCTGCGTCGGCTGATCTGA
- a CDS encoding DUF3563 family protein, whose translation MFSTIKKIASAFHIPSDAELEQAYLEGAEDGYDLEFRIRQLDRGLVRFN comes from the coding sequence ATGTTCAGTACGATCAAAAAAATTGCAAGCGCATTCCACATCCCCAGCGATGCAGAACTCGAACAGGCTTACCTCGAAGGTGCCGAAGATGGTTACGACCTCGAATTCCGCATCCGTCAGCTTGATCGCGGCCTCGTCCGGTTCAACTAA